The sequence AACTTTGAGTATGTTTTACTTTAGTAGCATTTGAAGGTAATGATTCAGCTTTACGGTGTTCAAAATATATCTACATGTAGTGCATTGCAAAACTCTCAATATGTTGCACTTTATAATGTTATCTCACATAACAAAGACAAACATCTATgagttttgttgggattttatattATTGACCAACAGTCATGAATAACTGTTAAGTCGAAGGTAAATTGTACATACGTTGGTGTTGGTGGTGCCGTTTGTTCACTAAAATTCAAgtattagtgaacaaacagcatcaccaAGACCAAGCAGCACAGAAGACAGATCAGGGTTTAAGTTGTGGAGTTGTTGACAACTGTAAGCCTACCAAGGCATGGCCATCCACCTAAAGTGACAGAGAAGCAGCTGCTTAtgggaactctggaggagctgcagatctccACAACGTAGGTGAGACAATCTCTTGTGAGAACTTTTTTTTGGTCAGAGGAAATGGCATTTATAGTTGGCCAAAAGCCATGTTTGCTGAGTTGacttaaaatataacaatttgGCCTACATGCTGATTGCTTTATAGCTACACTTCACCCCAGACACCCAAAGTCCACCATACTGTTTGAATGTCTTTCCTGCGCAGGGGTAGGGAAGGTGGACAGAGTTGAGGGTAAGATGGACAGAAGTACATAAAGGGCCACCCTGGAACAAAACCTGGCCTGCACCTAGAATTTGAAACTGGGGTGGTTCTCGTGACCTTCCTGCAGAACAACaagcatacagccagagctcttgtcaaagcacatttatttgatattttgtctcagtcaaagtccaggccaaAAGCTGGCTGAAAAGCTGAAATGTAGCTTGAGCTGTTCAGCATAGAAGAAccggtagagacataccccccaaagacatgcagctgtaactgtaactgatgttttcaagtaTTGACTCAGAGTGGCTGAATACTAATacaggccacacttttcagaattgaatttgtaaaataaaaataaaagcaaaaaagctgTTGAAACCATGTATCCAcccctgatgatgatgatgatgcacaactctgtgttggtctaccaAGTAGAATCCCAATAACATACTATGAAGTTTGAGCTGCAAGTTTAAGCGCTATAGCCTGtctcctgttttttgtttgggtTCTCTTCAGAGCTGTGAGAAATGACAATGAGGCATCTATATCCTGTCTttcattttctccaaacatgctGCTCTGTATGACAGAGAGACACCTCTGCTTTGTTCTCATTGGTCTGAAGGGCATTGATCCAGATATCTGAAGTTCAGTTAGTTGCAGCTTTGTAAATCACATTTGTGCTGCAATTTCCTTTATATAGAAAAGAGGCTTTTCTCTATAAAAAATAATCAGCCCTTTCAAACAAGCCGTACTTTTTCCGTCTTTTTCTAACAGACACGATCTTCAAGATTTAACAGCTGACTGAGTAATGTGAAACCACCAACATGGCGATTGGGATCAATTTTCAGCGTCTGGAGCGGAATCACAGCTGTGGTCGACTCCAGTGCAGTGATGCTAGCAATCACAAATGTCTGTAAACCACCAGCAGCTAGTAGAAGTTGGCCCAGACAGAGTTTTGCTTTAACTGTTTTAATTGTACGCACACAGTTTTCCTCACATACGCAGTAGGGAAAACAATGAGCAGCTATTGTGTAGGAATTTCCTGCCATTATTAAAAGGGTTAGGAGACGCGTGAAAGCTGCACTCTGCTGATTTGGAAACAATGTAAAGACAGATCCAAACTATAAACAGGATGCCTGGCTGCCTTTAACTGGCCGGTCCAACAATACAGAAGCTACACTGAGCTTCCTGCAAATCACTAACcaggttttaatgaaaatgaaaactaaacatGCCGGTACATTTTACTATAGCCTCCTTATTCAGGAATAATGCGTTTTTTATCTGAAACCGACATGCAACAAGCCTTTTAAGCTTCTGTCCTCTGATCAACAACCTTTCAGGTCTCTGCTGTGTCTTCTCGAGCCTCTGGGATCTCCTCCCACTCTGCTGTGGACAGCAGTTTAAAGATGAGGCATAAAGAAAGCAGCAGCGTCCAGAGCAGCTTCCACACCTCCCAGATGCAAAACCGCAGCCAGCGCTCTAAGTCCCTGTGCCAGGAAGACCAGAGAGCCTTTCCTCTCACAGGTCTGGTAAAACAAGAGACTTTGTCTGTACCCCTCACTGTGCCCCCACCTGGAGACCTCCGGCGCAGCCTCAGCGGGGTCCTGGCCCGGGAACGAGGCCACTGGCAGGACGAGGAGCTGCCTTACGAGTACACCTATAAAGGCCCGTCTCATCGCATCATCAACAGAATCACCAACCGGCAGCAGTACTACCAGCAGCAGAGCTCTGGATTTGGGCAGGAGGGCTGGGTGGGCAACGGCAGAGCAATCTCCAGTGCAGGCGAGAGCATGGGCGCGCAGTGGCAGCAGCACTCATCCAGGGCCAACCACGCCATGGCGGCGGCGCAGTACGCCCCGCTCCATCGGGCGGCCTCGCTGCGCTCACTGAGGAGCGTCGGCAAGGGAGCGGATATCATGGATGCAGCCTCCATACATAGCAACGATCCACTGGCAGAGTGAGAcctattattcatttatttatgttttcttgttgtctggaaaaaaaaatccccacacATGCTATCTACTATATGACAAGGACAGAGTACAGATCTTTCATTTGCCTATTAGAGGTATAGGAAAATCACTGAATTTAGATCCAATTCAGTAGAAGCACAAGAAGCAAACGTTACAGCCAACGGAGTCTTTACTCTCCCAACATTTCTAAGCACAGAAAACTGCATTTGGTGCGTATTCTTCTAGCAAAGAGATCAATTAAGCTGTCTAAACTGTTGCAAGCTCAGAAAATTGCTTTCATATTAAATGAATCTGCATTTGCACtttctttaaaaagcttttaacaCTCTTTACTTTGTGTGGGTTTGGAGTGCAGCATGCAGAGTATTGACATGCCCACAGCTGTCAGATATCTCTCCGACTCCAATACTTCTCTGCAAGTCTTGGGAGCTGCTTACATACAACACCAGTGTTACCACAGCAACGATGCCAAGAACCAGGTATGTGGTTTACTTTGATGGTTCAGGGATGCATTTGGCTAATTATCTGGACTATTGATTGCAAATAGCAACACTTGTCATTACTTTTACTTAGACCATTGATTATAACAGATGCAGTGCATCACAAAAACGTCCATATGCCATcgactttttcacattttgtcacgttaaaacTGGAAATCCTTAAGGTGATAAACCAGCACAGGAGATGGAATCattgttgctattttttgtttattatttctcACCAATAAGATCTGTTGTCATGCTCACGGACAACCTGACCCACATGTAGAATAATTAACTTgaaaattttagtttttactaATGACTCACTTggcctttttgttttacactgTAAACTGACTGCTGTCTGTCTTTTATGACTTTCAATTTTATACAGACTATTTGAacactttttagcttctcaggaagtgttatTTGGtacattcaacttcaacattttatttcaatctgaatATACCttattttctattaataatTGTACAGTGTTACCCTTCTGATAAGTCTTTCCCTTCCgctgtacagcttaactttaaatataGCTTTTTTCAAAGTTCTTGGATATTTGAGGGTCTTCTCTAGATTTCTGTCTGTGTATTAAGTGTGAACGtgaatttcattatggttacgtAATGACCATAAAGGCTCTTGATTCTTGAGGAagtaggtaaaagaggaaaaaatggaTCATGACATCTGTACTCAATCCTCAAAcccctgaggccttcacagaatagCTGTATTTACACTGAGGTCACATAACATATGCACGTCACATATGGTGTATtgtaatttgcaaaaaaatgagaaaattgCACATCATGTAACTTCCATTTCTGTAACGATCAGAGGAaacggacccagaattcagccagaccagcagaggttcagatcaggttctttattaacaaaaatcaaagactgaggcaaaaaccaaaaaagacCTCACAACCAAAAGACGGcaccaaaataaacagactaacggggcaggcaggacaggaaccgacaggaacaggatggctcagataactggagacaaggggtcaaaaatccaaacgtaaaccaataaacagaaacttgcaggaggagactcacccatactcaaacaggcgacctggcactgatgtctggtctcaactgtttatatggaggtggaagcaggtgaaaccggtcagagatgattgcaacaggggtggagtaaggcaggtgtgcagagtgggtaattagaccagacatcagtgctgaggctcaaaacaagaacagacaaatctaaaaagctgacaagacaagaggacagaaacaaactacacacacacaacttacaaagaaacaaaatcactctaaagaaaaaacctaaaaacagaaaataaagcttagactaaaacagatgacaaaaccagatcacctaacagtaaataaaaacccagacaggacaaaaactcaaagaaagcagagaacctaaagcaggagagtaaaatgactcaaaaataaaacccgaacagaaaccagaatattacagagccccccccctcaagggcggattctagaCGCCCTCCAACGTCTACGGGagtccaaagaaaacaagaacctaaGTCAAatcgggtgggtggagggggctaaAGGCTGGAGGGCTAGAgtctgaagaagaaaataatatctaacacaagtccaaaaacacaaaacaaccctCTAAGGGCGAATCGAAACTGAAACTGAGTCCTAAAGTGGCCGGATGTCTGGCGGAcatcccggacgacggccccggcgggtcaggatgtccggcggtcgccccggacgacggccccggcgggtcaggatgtccggcggtcgccccggacgacggccccggcgggtcaggatgtccggcggtcgccccggacgacggccccggcgggtcaggatgtccggcggtcgccccggacgacggccccggcgggtcaggatgtccggcggtcgccccggacgacggccccggcgggtcaggatgtccggcggtcgccccggacgacggccccggtgGGTCAGGATGTCCGGCGGTCGCACCGGACAACAGCCCCGGCAGAGTAAAACGACAGGAAACCGGTGGCAGAGCAGGACTCTCAGAACCCGACTCCTGGAAAGAGAGAAAGCAAAGGATGGTGCCAGACTAAAGGCTAGGAAAGGCTCCAGACTACTGGCTAAGGGAggcgcagagccacaggctaGAAGAGGCGCCGGGCTAAGAGCTAAAGAGAACTCTGGGCTAAGGTCTGGAgacggcgccggactacaggcttctggaaagggagccggactacaggcttctggaaagggagcctgactacaggcttctggaaagggagcctgactacaggcttctggaaagggagcctgactacaggcttctggaaagggagcctgactacaggcttctggaaagggagcctgactacaggcttctggaaagggagcctgactacaggcttctggaaagggagcctggctacaggcttctggaaagggagcctggctacaggcttctggaaagggagcctgactacaggcttctggaaagggagcctggctacaggcggctggaaagggagcctggctacaggcggctgaagatgaggcctggctacaggcggctgaagatgaggcctggctacaggcggctgaagatgaggcctggctacaggcggctgaagatgaggcctggctacaggcggctgaagatgaggcctggctacaggcggctgaagatgaggcctggctacaggcggctgaagatgaggcctggctacaggcggctgaagatgaggcctggctacaggcggctgaagatgaggcctggctacaggcggctgaagatgaggcctggctacaggcggctgaagatgaggcctggctacaggcggctgaagatgaggcctggctacaggctgtggatgacagtgctttaaagctgcgagaagctggcactggaggctgagtctttaaactgcggggagcaggcactggaggctgagtctttaaactgcggggagcaggcactggaggctgagtctttaaactgcggggagcaggcactggaggctgagtctttaaactgcggggagcaggcactggaggctgagtctttaaactgcggggagcaggcactggaggctgagtctttaaactgcggggagcaggcactggaggctgagtctttaaactgcggggagcaggcactggaggctCTGCTTTGGAGCTGTGGGGAGCCGACACTGGAGTTGAGATTGAGGGCTGGTCCTCCCGGACCCCCTCTCGGGGCTTGagcggaggcgggtcctcccgGACCCCCTCTCGGGGCTTGagcggaggcgggtcctcccgGACCCCCTCTCGGGGCTTGAGCggagccgaggcgtcagccGGACCCTCGGGAACAGAGTcgggagccgaggcgtcagccGGACCCTCGGGAACAGAGTcgggagccgaggcgtcagccGGACCCTCGGGAACAGAGTcgggagccgaggcgtcagccGGACCCTCGGGAACAGAGTcgggagccgaggcgtcagccGGACCCTCGGGAACAGAGTcgggagccgaggcgtcagccGGACCCTCGGGAACAGAGTcgggagccgaggcgtcagccGGACCCTCGGGAACAGGTTTGGGTCGGCTATAGAAATGCCTAAGAGCTGTTCTATAGTGGTCCTCAAGCTCTTCTAATTTAATCTCTAACTCCACTGAATATTGGCAGAGAAGAGCCTCCCTGAGACTTTTGATTATGGGAGCAAACGTCCTTATTTCATTCTCCAGGACCAGATATTCCTCCTCGTCACCAGCTgacggcggaccctcctggacctccacgtcgcccgctggcggcggaccctcagGAACAGAGGCGTCAACCAGACCAACTGCTCGACGACGTCTGCGGCGGCGGGACGGCTCCGCGCTCCGCCCTTGGAGGTGGCGTCCTGGACCAAACCCGGAGGGGCAGAGCACCAACCTGGAACCCTCAAAAGACGCCGCCTGCACACCAGCTCTGCAGGGGAGAGAGCTCCAGGGTCGCAGCGGGCTCAtcttggaggggaaaaaaaagcagggaaaaagctacaaaaaaaaaaaatgtgaacgtGCTGGTCTGGCGATGGATCCTAAATGGGCCAGGTCGTACTGTAACGATCAGAGGAaacggacccagaattcagccagaccagcagaggttcagatcaggttctttattaacaaaaatcaaagactgaggcaaaaaccaaaaaagacCTCACAACCAAAAGACGGcaccaaaataaacagactaacggggcaggcaggacaggaaccgacaggaacaggatggctcagataactggagacaaggggtcaaaaatccaaacgtaaaccaataaacagaaacttgcaggaggagactcacccatactcaaacaggcgacctggcactgatgtctggtctcaactgtttatatggaggtggaagcaggtgaaaccggtcagagatgattgcaacaggggtggagtaaggcaggtgtgcagagtgggtaattagaccagacatcagtgctgaggctcaaaacaagaacagacaaatctaaaaagctgacaagacaagaggacagaaacaaactacacacacacaacttacaaagaaacaaaatcactctaaagaaaaaacctaaaaacagaaaataaagcttagactaaaacagatgacaaaaccagatcacctaacagtaaataaaaacccagacaggacaaaaactcaaagaaagcagagaacctaaagcaggagagtaaaatgactcaaaaataaaacccgaacagaaaccagaatattacaattTCGTAATTTTGCAgtagtttgtgttggtctatcaacaccaaca comes from Fundulus heteroclitus isolate FHET01 chromosome 4, MU-UCD_Fhet_4.1, whole genome shotgun sequence and encodes:
- the LOC118562960 gene encoding plakophilin-3-like, giving the protein MSEGCFLSALQPNSSCTAYVLPSDGQSADPMAKVRRVQEQVRMRLAERKSYSLSRQGDSQLGPATDHSYPEVKHFSKTHGFSSRSMTSMPTRPMAVSAVSSRASGISSHSAVDSSLKMRHKESSSVQSSFHTSQMQNRSQRSKSLCQEDQRAFPLTGLVKQETLSVPLTVPPPGDLRRSLSGVLARERGHWQDEELPYEYTYKGPSHRIINRITNRQQYYQQQSSGFGQEGWVGNGRAISSAGESMGAQWQQHSSRANHAMAAAQYAPLHRAASLRSLRSVGKGADIMDAASIHSNDPLADMQSIDMPTAVRYLSDSNTSLQVLGAAYIQHQCYHSNDAKNQVCGLL